The region aagttattataataaaaaacaaacataagttaaaaagccattatcatttcttttgtttctactaaccgaatgtaaaagaaaagaaaaaggaaagaacaagctaagggttcggccattttgaattttgattaaggttagttctttgttcggtttttgataatttttacgtttttgagatcgttgctttgtgttctttaaagcccatgcttcaattttgtgaattggtgatgattttgaaatttgcCATTGATgttagcttgatgtttttgtggtttgatgatgaaatataaacttttgttgatagattattatgtttaattaagtgatttttgataaaaatgtgtattaaggattaaattgagaaaagtgtacaAATTcaaggttaaatgtgtgaataaactaaaaatatgggctgctagtagtatGGGTAGAATTCGGCCTAACAAGGATttagtgaaattttgtgtattttatgttattttgaaataaggactaaattgagaaaaatgcaaaatgttaggggctaaaatgcaaatttccatttatatgttcttgaatgaaaatttaatgaaatgttgaataattaagttaaatttgatattaattagattggaaaaagtggaaatcggatttggatcgggaaaaTCGGAAGTTATCGATTAGTCGTTCCGGTCCGTTCGcgttcgtacgaggtaagttcataagtaaataaatgctgttaaatttgaatgtatatatgttatatgtgctgaatttatctttaataaatatatgtgcatatgctgaattgaatttagaGTTGGAGAACTAGTTACGAGCTTGAATCGATAgaattacgacgtccgaaaagccccgtacgaaccataggaatagttaggatacatatgtcatgacataggattccgatatatgttatcgtgtaagaccacgtctgggacgttggcatcgatttgagatttatgtataagaccatgtctgggacatcggcatcatatttgatttcgtgtaagaccctgtctgggacagtggcatcgatattgattacatgtaagaccacgtctgggacgttggcattgtacgattttttttgagctatccaagtatcctatttgattctgaacggttcaacggggtATTCCGAGAAATAAATGAGTATATGAGTGTGCAGCCGAATCAGGTATGTTTATGATGAATATGAATTTGAGCAAtgaaagtaagtatgattatgattatTCGTTATATAATTTATGTGATAATGAGATGTGAATTGTTATGCTTATTCGGGCTTGGAAGTgtataaaaagaaattgatatattttttacgaataaattgtaataaatgatcATGATTCGGTTGGTATGTAATGAAATTGTGGAAGCTTAATCCTACGAATGAGCTAATGGtagatatataaatttaaaaaaaaacggtTTATATGTCCATCCATAATTAACTCTAGTGAAGTTACCTAGTGTGGTCTTAAGAAATTGAGATTATGATGAATGTATATGtggttgagattttttttaaattcagcttagttaaattgaattataaacattattggaatgatttatttgcttatggcttactaagctttcaaagcttactctgtgtgtttttcttATGTTATAGAGTTTCGGAGACTTGCTCTGGTTGGAAGTCTtgggagatctcatcacactatcccgtattcatttcggtaaataaacgctttgagatttggttatgtggcatgtataggctagttttgatatatttgatttttgaaatttgtatatgtatatagccatgcgaaaatggcttgttcatGATGCAAATGTTGGCAATTATTTTTGGTCATGTTATAAGCTTAATTGAGAGGTATGATTTATGGTAAATATGTTGTGatgttggttatatgatttggcAATGAGAAGTGGTAAGTAGGGTATATATTCGGCTTATTAATTAACTTACTTTGGTGGCATGAAAAGTGGTATAATATGGTTTGGTAAAAGGGGTCATTTGAATATCTATAAATGACATATTGTTTTGATGTTAAGATATGAGATACTATGTTTATCTTATAGACTGGGTGATGGagatgttatgatttattgagttaaatttgataaccgaaaggttatttttttttaaattgttggaCATTTGAGATATGAATACATATGCCTATTTAATGTTTGCTTGTAGTTTCGTTTTAAAAAGGTCAAATCATTGATTCAATGATGGTTAtaaaatgtgttatatatataggtAGTTATatgttcggctatggtatttgactatTTAGGCTCGATTTTTGAATGACAAAGAATGTTTATGATCTAATTGATATGGAGGTTAATTGAATGAttgattattgaaaatattaattggttgtgtatatgaattatagGCATGATAATTCGCATGCGAATTAGGTATGGGGTTCATGTGTGTGGTTGAATATAACATGTTAGATATGCTATTTAGCTtgcaaattagatattttatgacTTGGCATTTGTATtcgaaaatggttaaatttgatttagTAAAATGTACATAAGGTtataatgtttaaaatgctatgatttggtaattgaatttAGAAATGACTTTTGGTTTTAGGGTGTTATGCATATGGTTGGATGAtgtaaaaaaaacttagttggtcATGTATAAAGTTACCTAACGTTTTATGTGCAAATGGTTATTAAACTGTGAGATATGGCTAAATTAGTTTAACAGGtgtatgtataatttttattaaatattacgtTTGTTATTTagtttggttttgatatttgataGCTTGGCTTGAAAGTTTTGAATTAGCAAACGTAATTGAAATGGTTAGATATTGAAATATAGTTCATATAAGAGAATGTTCGATAAGGCATGATATGTGTGGTTAGATATGTGATTCGAATAAATGATTTTGACTTGTATGAATAAGAGGTTGGTTTATcaatttatttcgaaaaattttATAAGGGAGAATACATTACTGGGCCTATGATTTGTAAAGAATGTCTGTTTTGAACTGTGTTttgtttggtaatacctcgtaaccttagttcggcgacggacacgggttaggggtgttacaaactagACACGTATTGTCCTGATCCCAAAGGTTACTAACCCTTGACTTATGGCTTAGTTCATGCCAATTATTCTTTTGTAATATACTGTACAAAATCATTGCCAAAATGCTTGTGaacaaattctaaaaatttcttcACTATTGCATCGATAGGGCACAAAGTGCATTTGTTTCAGAAAGGCTCATCTCAAATAATATTCTAGTTGCTTATGAAGTTTTACATTCTATAAAAAAGAAAATGTCGGGGAAAGATGGGTCATTCGCTTTGAAACTTGACATGAGTAAAACGTATGACAGGGTAGAGTGGCCTTTTATAAAAATCATGCTTAGAAGGATGAGGTTTTCAGACATGTGGGTTCAAAAAATTATGAGGTGTGTTGGAACTGTTTCTTATTCTGTGGTCATGAATTGAGAGATGTCATTTCCTTCTCGCGGTCTTAGGTAGGGGAATCCAATCAACCTTTATTTATTCCTCATATATAGTGAGGGTTTCTCAGCCCTCCTAAGAATGGCTTCTACAAGTGAGGATCTTAAGGGTGTCCACATTAATAGGCATGCCCCACTTATCACCCACTTGCTCTTTGCGAGTGATAGCTTAATCTTTGAAGAGGCCGTAATAGAAAGGGTTAGAGCTTTTAATGACAGATTGGAGATTTATGCTCGTAGTTCGGGgcaattaataaattttgataaatcaagTACGTTCTTCAGTTCAAATGTCAGTGAGGAAAATAGAGAGAAGGTTTGCCAAATTTTGGGGGTAAATTCAAGCATTATTCCAGAAAGGTACATTGGACTCCCTTCAATTGTggggtaaaataataaaaaaagaggcttttaaggaaaaatgaaaaattggtcAAAAGAGTGTTTAGCTGGAGTTTGAAAATGTTGTCTTTTGGGGGTAAAGAAGTACTTATTAAAGCGGTGTTACAGGCAATCCCTATGTATGTTATGTCTTGCTTCCTTTTGCCTAACTCCTTTTACAAGGAACTTGAAGTTGTTATCTCTCAATTTTGGTAGCAGAAAAAAGCTGGAAGGAATGGTTTACATTGGTGTTCTTAGATATCTTTGTGTATTCTAAAAGAGGATGGTGGCATAGGGTTTCgtgatttatcaaaatttaatattgcTCTGTTAGCAAAACAAGAATGAAGATTGATGGAGAATCCTGGTTCCCTAACAGCAAAATTGATCCGTGCTAAATACTATCATGGTTCGAATTTTTTTGAGGCACCATTGGGATCAAACCCATCACTGATTTGGAGAAGTATATAGTGTTCCAAAGCTTTGTTAAACTCAGGACTTTGGTGGAGGATTGGTTCGGGGCACTTAGTCTCGATTTGGTAAGACTATTGGCTACCAGGtaaaatttaagcaaaaatttCTACAAACCGGGTAGCAAATTTGGAACGAGTCAGTGACTTTATTCTACTAGATTCTAATAGTTAGAACCACAAATTAATCTTCTCAACTTTTTTGGAAGAGGAGGCAAATTCAATTATGAGTATTCCTATACCTCTAACTAACCAACCTGATAAGTTAGTCCGGTTTAGTGAAAACTCTGGCATTTATTCAGTAAAGAGTGGTTATAAAGCCCTTATTGAGCCTTCTAATTTGGATGCAATGGAGCAGTATAATTATAAGCAAATTTAATAAAGTGTCataaaaaatctatattttgGTTTGGAAATTTGCTTGAAACTTTATTCCTACATTCCAAAATTTGCATTTTAAAAGAACTATGACAGATAATAGATGTATGCGCTATCGTGATTATAGTGAATCAAATACTCATGTCTTCTGAGATTGCACGTTTACTAAGCAAGTTTGTTCAAAATTAAATTTCCAATGGTCAAGTCTAGTTGCAGATGCAAGTTTTAACGAATGGTAACAGAAAAGAAGAAATCGCTATTACAATATGGGCAATATGGTTTTTTCGCaacaaatttttacataaaagaaaagtGTTAAGTGTAGAAGAAGTGATTACCTTCGTCAGAGGTTATGGGAGGGAGTATCGGGAGTTGTCATCAATGTTAAAGCATCCCAAGCCTAGAGTAATAATAAACTGGTATCCCCCACCTCCGAATTGGGTAAAGGTTAATGTAGATGCAGGGTTCTCTACAACAAAACAGAAAGCAGTATCAGGGTTCATTATTAGAAATGATGAAGGTCACCTGGTAAAATCGGTTGTATTGGATTAAGCAATTGCAATTCTTTGCGGAATTCAGTTCGCTTTAGAGATAGGCTTCATGCAATTTGTCTTAAAAAGTGACTCTAAGACCGTTATAAAAAATCTCCAATCGATAGAGGAAGACTACTTGGAGATTAGATCGATTATCTGGGGTATGAGGTAAACCTCTTCATGAGCTCGACCTAAAGGCTTGCCCGAAAAGTGGGAGGATTTGGGCAAAAAGATAgtcccgaaaaatgggcttggacaaaaaaaataaggcccattttAAAAATGGGTCGACCTCGGGTAAGACATTTTTTGCCCGAACCTGGCCCaacccgaattcactaaatgacaaaaattttgctatttttttgttattttactgatattttcttgttgttttctccctattttgctaccatttcactattatgttactactattttgttgttattgtttagatattgtataacacttattttattgttaattttgttattattttagagacattttctTGTTCTTGGTAAGTTGCATCTAtgttagtattatttaagtatacatattttttaaaatttattttcaatttgttcaaaaatatttattttaatgtttttagtatttttgatgtattatatatatttaaaaattatgtaaaaataatataatataaaaattaatatgggcgggctAGGTCGAGTTTAGGTAAATTTTTAGGCCCACTTTTCGGGTCAAGCCGAGCCCAGGCCTTTTTTTTGCTTGGGCCTAAACTCaacccgacccatgatcaccttTAATGCAAGGGCCCTAGCGAGGAATTTTTCAACATGTCGTTTCGAATTTGTTGCAAGAGAAGGTAACTCAACTGCACATGCAATGGAAATCGAAGGGATGAGAAGGTTAGAAGACTATTTTTGGGTTGAAGACGCACCGTCAAAAGCTATGGAGATAGCGAGTTTAGATCGTTGTTTCCATCAAGCACCGTAGTTACTCTCCTTTTCATTTCTGTCTCTGGGTTGAGGATACTCTGATTTTAAAAGCAAATCTCAACCCCCTCCCAATGTTTGGTTGCTCTGATCATCAAATGTGGGAtgaattttgattgttttggGTTTCTCTGGTAGTTGAAGGTCTGGAAGAAGATTCTAATAAGAACcataataaatacatatatatgacgcatatacaaattataaataaaacacTATAAATTgtcagaaaaaaaattaaatagaaaaaaaaagtaatctaaCAACAAGAtcaataatttaagtattttctggttaaaatgaaatatttttgttttagagaaattcataaaatattaagttaatatatagTATTATAAGTTTCCCCATAAAGCtagatttcaatttatttcttttaaaaatcataaaaatataaattaatatgtaactctcatgaaaatatatatatttaatctcATTCCAAAAAATCTAAGTTTACCCTTGGATACTAGTTAAAAAAAGGGAAGAACAACAAACTAgctaaatatataaactatagtTAGGATCATTGTTATAGTAAAAACCTCTGATGCTTCCATTTTTTTCCACTTCCATATTTCATGGTTCTCCGTGCACCTGCAAAGATAATGTGTGTTACTTTCCTTCAAAGATCCTATTGATGAACTTATCGTTGGTCCAGAATGTACAAGACTTGACTTCTAGTTGCAATAAGCTTGCGAGGGTGAAGCGGAAACATttacagcatgtttggttgggggaATATGAATGTATTCCCCCAATTCAATTGGCCCACCACCAAATGTATGTTTGGTTGGGCTGTAATAGCATTACAGCCTGATTCCATTCAGGCCCACAGCCATTCCTTCCCTTAAGCGTTGAATAGGGATTCCATCTGCGTTTCTTTCCTATTTTCCATTTTCTGCCCTCAGCATCTTCTCCTACATTTCCTTCTTCTCCTACGTTTCCTTCTTTTCCAAATCTTCTCCTAGAATTTCTAAATGGCGGATTAAATCGCATTGTTGTTGTTGAATTAATCTTTACGGCGAGTTCTGTCTGGTTTGTTTCTTTCAGTCTTTCTTCCTCTCTCTCTGCCGCTCTTCATTTTCTACGAGGTAAGATTTTCGTCAATGGCCTTGCATCATTGATGTTCattttactttttaatctccATCGTCTGCTATTCAACTTTCTAATCTTCATTTCTAACTTTCTAGTCTCCATCGTCTGCTATTCAACTTCTGTTTCTTTTTTCAAGTACCCAACTTTTAATTTTGCTTAACGAAGCCCTAAGAgtgtttttgtttttgctttttttttcagGCATTGAATTAAAGGGATTCAATCTGTCAATTGTAGTTTTTGGTGAAAATTAAAATATGGGGTCATCATCAGTAATAACCCTAGAAGATGTGTTGGAGTCATTGATGAATGATGGAACCATTAATGCTTTCAAGTTGAAGATTATAAATCAGCTAAAAGCCAATGTTAGTCTCTCAATAATCTCTTTTATATTCAACCTGGTTTTATCTgtgtattttttatgtaaaaatagttCCTTGAACGATTTTCTGGGACAGTGCCCCTTAATTTTGTGTATTATCatgaaattttgcaattttactGATGTTATTTATTTGAGCTCGTTTGATAATAGCTTGAATATGAATCTTTGTTCCTTGTTTgaatgcaattaagtccttttagtCTCTCTTTCTTTATGATGTTATAAAAGAGAagattttgttcttttttatggGTACTGGTTATAATGTTATATGCTTATCGTATAACCTCTATAAATGTTTGACTCCATCAAGCTTCAATGAtttgtttattatatttattgttcTAACTTGGTTAAAGATGATGGTTAACTTAAGTTCTTGGGTCTCCATTAAAGTTGCTGATATTGATTGTGTGCTTTGCTGACattacataattaattaatattgtcTACAAAACCTACTTTCATTGAATTTGAAGAGTAATGACTTATAACACTTCTCCAATGTATATGATATCTGCAATTTCTCTTTGCTATAGGAGGAGCTGAAGAACACAACGATCAAAATGGCAAAGTAGAGTAAGGTCCTAAACATGTCTGGTGCGGAGAAACAGACCAAAAGAGAATTGTTTGATGCACTTAGGCAGGAACTTGAGTGAGTCTTGTTGATCTTTCATTGTTCTTAATAGCTAACGCTCAATATTTCTTAGATCATTTCATGTACTTCTTTCATGTTTTTACCCCCTGAGCCTGAGGAGAATTGTTTGGTGCACTTAGATGTTCATTTTCTACCATGAGCTTTATGTTTTGGTAACCCCTCTAGGTCTATGGCTACTCTCAACTGCCTGTTTAGATGAGTTACAATTCAGAGAAGTTAGGCTATCTAAATTTTAGTTCTgacaaaattcttttatttttctttcagcTCATGGTGACAATTTTGCTGCGAAAAGAATGAGAAAGCTGACCCAAAGGAGAGTTGTTGATTATACTAGTATTGTTGTGCGATATATGCAGGTATTTTTTTCATGTTTAGTTGTTTTCATAAGCGTTTTTTTCTATATCTTTCTATAAGTTGTTGCATGGTCTTGGTGAATCTGATTAACATGGATGCTTATGTTTGTTCTTAGATGGCTTAAATGTCTCTTCATTATTGTGGTTGTTGGCCTTCTCTTTATCAATATGGGCATTGATTATTCAATGTACTTGGCTGCTGTATTTTAAAGTTTGCTTTTTTTCTTCTGCTGCCTTTTGCTCAAGTTTATTATTCAATGTACTTGGCTGCtgtattttaaagtttataaagcTCTGTAGCACTATTATAGCCATAATTGTATCTTTATGATAGCTTAACTTATGGAGTTGTGTTTCAGATTGCTGCTGGAAAATCCATTAATATAGAGGCAAAATTACTTGCTCTTGCTTGCCATTGATGTATGGTGTTaagattttctttttttgcttcatgggaaaaatattaagttgatgtctttttatgtcatatttttccTAGTTGCTAAGAGTAGCTCCTCTTTATCATAGTTTGGACCAATGCCAATTGACTTTTTGTTCATCACTATTCAGTTATTGCCTACTTTATCTTGGCTTAAGACTGAATTACGTTTGCCTAAGCCTTGGATTACTATGCAGACTCTAGCAACTGGTCATAAAATcaatgttctttttcttttatgcaGGGTTTGCCAGAATTGTTGGGTATTCGCACTAATATTGGATTAAAGAGAATGGGAGAGCTTGATCCAAAGGCTTTTCATGACACTTGTAAGTCGCGATTTCCTCCTGATGAAGCAGAAATTCAGGCCACTACTCTATAC is a window of Gossypium hirsutum isolate 1008001.06 chromosome D08, Gossypium_hirsutum_v2.1, whole genome shotgun sequence DNA encoding:
- the LOC107940218 gene encoding factor of DNA methylation 1, whose translation is MHLGRNLTHGDNFAAKRMRKLTQRRVVDYTSIVVRYMQGLPELLGIRTNIGLKRMGELDPKAFHDTCKSRFPPDEAEIQATTLYSSW